In Populus alba chromosome 4, ASM523922v2, whole genome shotgun sequence, the genomic window TTCTTCAAGATTTAACgagaaatgagaaataaaagtttatatatttttaattaaattgaaaagaataaactTAATTTTGACATGAGAAAACGAATTAACACGAGAATATACTTTCAAATTAatctagaaaacaaaaagattatcAAGAAGAACTTTATATAGATTAGTTATGCAGGAAGCAAAAAAGAATCATTAATTAAGagatttgttgaaaaaaaaaaaaaaataggaagaaCAAGTGTGAAAGTAGCTTGGAAGTCAAGTGTGTTTGATCCAAGTGTCGTGACGGAGATCTCATTGCAAACAAAAAGTCAAAGATGGCCGTGCACAGCGGCGTTTTTAGAGATCCACCaccacaaaaactaaaaataaacaaatagaaaGTGGAAGAACTGGTGAAGAATGAAGGGCGCGATTGGATTCAATGCCAAGCTGGAGATGATGGATAGCTTCCCAAactcttctcttttccttttcttcttcaaaatatcaataatttaaCATCCTCTACACGTGCCACTCACTTTCTTCGCGCTTTCTTAGGTCGgctaaaatattattggtttaaaattaaacaaaaattaaaattattttttaatatttttcaattattttaatatacttatattaaatataattcttATCTACCATGCCCGATTATAAGTGAGGTGAGATAAGGTGATCTAgacattatgttattttattagttttttttatattgaaatttaatttatttattgatatttttataattaaattaataaacttagacttgatttataaattaaataaatcaaccGTGATTAATCCAAAATAATGTAATGTTACACAAACTTATTTAGAAGACTTCCTGGGGCTTAACACTTgtcttatattttagattttgctTGGCTAGTAATCcggttttatttattatctatatatatatatatatatatatatcatgtttgaattaaagaaaaggccatgaaaaaataaatggtgaATGTATAAATTTGagtatgaataatttattaagaCTCAATGGAAAAGATTCTCTTATCATGTAGAAAAGTTCAAAAACttcctattatttttcttagggAAAAATGAATGTCCTTgtcctagaaaaataatatatggtgGCTAGACAACTGACATGATGCTATCACAAATGGtcgagattaaaaaaatatatttgtacaaACATTTCTTAGCATTTTGATACAGGTTTATAGAAAATCACACATGCTTGTCTGATACCAAGAAATGAGCAGGctataaagagagagaaggggtTTTGCATGTAATATGATCTGGACGTGCATATTGCAGAGAGTAGCATAACATTTGTGTAGCTAAAACAAGAAGGCATATTGCATAGTGAGTGAGAAAGAAAGGAGATGGAGAAATATGAGCTGGTGAAAGATTTGGGAGCTGGGAATTTTGGGGTGGCAAGGCTTTTGAGGCACAAAGAAACCAAAGAACTTGTTGCCATGAAATACATAGATAGAGGTCACAAGGTAATTTGTCGttttgtccttctttctgtttgGTTTCTGAGAAAATTAGTTTTTCCAGAGAAAGTTCTGTGTTTTGTCACATGGGGCATCCTTAAAAGGTTTGATGATGTTCATAATATACCTAAGTTGTTGGTTCTTTTTTCTGTCTTTTGAAATACCAAGAAGGAAGATTGaggattttttgggtttttgtttttggttcttGATGTTACAGATAGACGAGAATGTTGCAAGGGAGATTATAAATCACAGATCATTAAGGCACCCTAATATAATTCGTTTCAAGGAGGCAAGTATTAGAAATAGGGTTTAATTTTACAACTTCAATAAACACAGTTGTTAATTATGTTTGATATTAAGTAAgtgaattgaaattttttgcaGGTGGTTTTGACCCCAACTCATTTGGTAATTGTGATGGAGTATGCAGCTGGTGGAGAACTCTTTGAAAGAATCTGCAATGCTGGTAGATTCAGTGAAGATGAGGTTAAATTCCTCtctgatttattttgatttaattgattgattgcAGTTACTTAGTAGTAATCAGGTGtggtttttgtcatttttttttttaaaatttttttcaggcTAGATATTTCTTTCAGCAGCTGATCTCTGGGGTTAATTTTTGTCACAACATGGTACAATCAAAACTCAGAGTTATCTATAATTATCATAAATCTCACCTTCTCTGTCTATTTACTAGAAATTACTACAATTTCTGAATGTGTTTGTTTCTATTTCTTTGTAGCAAATCTGCCATAGAGACTTGAAACTGGAAAATACTCTGTTAGATGGAAGTCCTGCGCCTCGATTGAAAATCTGTGATTTTGGTTACTCTAAGGTTTGTAACTTCCTAAATCACacttgatttgttgatttggtaacaagtttcatcatttttacttaatgttcttaacctttttggTTTCATACTGTTTTAGTCCTCTTTGCTGCATTCAAGGCCGAAATCAACTGTAGGAACTCCGGCATACATAGCACCGGAAGTCCTCTCTCGGAGAGAGTATGACGGAAAGGTAAGTTTCTTTCTCTTGTCCAATCTTTTAGTCTGTCAAACTGAATATCTAGTCACCATAGAACATAAGTTCCAAGAGGAATTGGTCTCATTCTAGCTTTAACAAAACCCACTATCTAGTCCACATCTGCACTTTTGCTGGACATCACTAGTGAGGCCAGCACTATCTTGAATGATCTAATCTTGTTTCCAACATACAACCATAAAAAAAGGGGTGGGTGCTCACTGGGACAAGTGGGAATCCATATCTTTTATGTGCAAGAGAGTGGACTTTTGTCCCTGTTAGGGCTTTTGTCATTTTCAAGCATTAAGCACATGGTTTTCTGATTTGGGTTAGGAGATGTGATGCATTTTGGTTTATTTCCTAGtggacattttttattttcctgaatACATTATGAAAGGATAAGCTTAATTGCACATGCAAGGCAGATAACAGATTTTATCATATCCTATTGATTGTTCTATATGACTATGTGATCTTTTTGCACAGACAAGCTTCCAATTGGCTTCATAGACACTTCAGATGCATGTGTCAtgtggtttttaattttggttttggcAGATCTCGAAGGGTTGCTTAGTGTTTGGATTTGTTCAAGTGTTGACAATATGACACTAATTAGCTTGATTGATACCAGCTGATGCACAGCCGAGTGATTTGTCACTTCAGCTTGCATTACCAATTTTTTTCACCAGACTGAAATCCAAAAACCATGATCTGTAAATTAATAAAGCTCAAATTTGAgacaaaatatatgaataaatgATATCAGAAAATGATGGACCTTGAATTACATTAACCAGTTGCTGTATCAGTTTCAGATTTCGGCAAGTTATTTTATCTGTAAAGGTCTTGAGTAACATAAATGATTTGGTTGGTTAATATTCATGAGTAGTTGTCTATGTGTTTAACCAAGAAGGTGTAGGATGCAGAAGTGCAGCGGGCTTTGCAAgtgaattttgttttggatGTAAGAAGGTCAATTCCCCGAATTAGTTTATGTATACCATAGACGTTGTGTTAAGGACTTGATTCTAGAGATAACCTAATAATGATTAAATGATTAGACTATGAACTAGTGGTAGCTAATGATCCACAACCTTATCAGTCTTCAACATTGACAAAAACTCTCCATGTTTTGGAGGTGAAACGCAAAATTCTGCACACTCATTTCTTTCATAATTCTTTCAAgacaacattgtttttattcactggtttttcttttctgcatTACATTTCTTTAATCTCTGGTTCTTGGGACCATCTTCAATTTTGTTAATCAAGCCTTAAAaattcctttgttttttcttttttctggtttCAGATGGCAGATGTTTGGTCATGTGGAGTTACTCTTTATGTGATGCTGGTGGGGGCATACCCATTTGAAGACCAAGATGACCCCAAAAATTTTAGGAAAACAATTCAGGTGAAACATCTCTATCATCCTTGATCTTGGAAGAATCCATGAGTTATCATTACTCATTTTTTCCTTGTGTTTCTTCTGCAGAAAATTATGGCTGTCCAATACAAAATTCCTGACTATGTTCATGTATCTCAAGCTTGCAGACACCTGCTATCTCGCATATTCGTTGCAAACCCTTCCAGGGTATAATTCTCTAAATGGCTTGATTTTGCAGTGCTAAGTTACCATAAACCTGTATATGAACATCGACCTATTTTGTTGCAGAGAATTTCACTCTCAGAAATCAAAAGCCACTCATGGTTCTTAAAGAACTTGCCAAAGGAACTGAGTGAGTCATCACAAGCCATTTATTACCAGAGAGATAATCCAAGCTTTTCTGTTCAAAGTGTGGAGGAGATCATGAAAATTGTGGCCGAGGCAAGACAGCCACCTCCACCATCCAAGCCTGTCAAAAGTTTTGGTTGGgaagtagaagaagatgaagatgatgaagacATCGACGCAGAGGTAGAAGAGGACGATGGAGAAGATGAATATGATAAGAGGGTCAAGGAGGTTCATGCAAGTGGAGAGTTTCATATCAGTTAAGCAGAATGGTCTTTGCTAAATTATTACATGAATTCAGTAGTACTGTGAACCTTAGTGGATTGCTATTCATGTATATTATAACAGGTAATAACTGCTTCATAAACCTATAAATTTGTGAACTTGAAACTCGGTATGTTCTAACTTGTATCACTGTTCATGTAATGCATCATTGACTTCTCCTTGAGAAATGATGGATGGCTTGTTTAATTGTATGGATCATAACATAGAGTATATCATAAACttgtttaattttcatgaacaatgcaattaactTGTTCAAATGGGGAAGACAATTGTTTCAAGCACCAACAAAACCAGAAGTTGACCGTGGGGAACTTAGATTCAATATACTGACAGCTTACAAGCTGTCTTCGCACTTCACAGAAGTTTATTGAGCCAGGGGTTTCAAGAGTTTGCTTGAAGAGGATATACAGTGCAAAACTTTATAACTATAAATCGAAGAACATTCTGTAAGCAAGCAAATAATAGAACATCTACCATACAATTACTTCCACCCATTGGAGGGCTGCACAGCCTGTACCGATGCCATTAACCCAAATCCAACCAAGTATGGCCATAGACAATAATGCCATAGTGTTCAaattagcatatatatatatatatatatatatagatatattgttCACTGTTGCTCAATGAAAAAACGGCAATATACCCCATTGGTGCAAAAACCCCTGCCCAGTGGTGACTTCTAGAACCAATAGAACAAGAACTGCCAGCATAGCTGCTCGTCCGTTCCAGGTTTCTGCACTTCTTGTCCAACCCCATTCCCATACCATCACAGGCGATTGTAGCTCCCTTCGTTTTGAATCATACACTGCCAGTAGCTCCTCTACACTGCCGAGTGGAACTAAAGACTGCGAAGATCCCAAACTAATAATCAGACAAAAGTCAGTTGAGAATATATATGCAGCTCATCAGCACAGAGACTGAGTAGAAGATAACAACCATCCTAGCATGCTCTCAGTTAGATATTGAAGGAGAAAATTTACATTTTGAGATGCCCATGTTCTTCTCAGAGCTGGTTTCCAAATTCAATGAGAAAAGGACTGACATGTGAACGTTCAATGGTGCTTGTATATGCCATTCTGCTTAATTTAAAGGGTCAGTAAAGGAGAAAAGATTTGGAATTCAGAAAAGGCCTCACCCTGTCACAACTCAGCTAATTTGGAAATGCAGGAACAAAATGGGAAAAATTTAAAGGGGTTAAGGACCGGGAAGGGGAAGACCAAACTGTTACATGGCAACAAGAACAATTTTGGTGAAAcatatttagaaaacaaaactgAATACCACAGGTTCATGTTTAACTTGGGATAGGCAACTATGTTACTATGATGGAGGATCTCTGAAATTCATTTCATCTAAATAACACAAATGTCTACACACATACACGGATGAGAGAGAGGGAGCGACAGGCAGGAGAGCACATGCACACAGACAAGATAACATGGCTCTAACACACAAACAGGCAGAAGTACAGCAAAACAACCTTGTAGATAAAAAGTTCCATTGGCATTGAGAAGTTCCATGCTGGCATCTACAAACAGCAAACTTCAAGCATCTTATTTTGCTCCTAAGTTGTTGAGAAAATAAGGGTACCTGTCGAGCTTCAATATTTGAGACTGCCATAGCTCCTACATATGGAAGACTCTCAATCACTGCATCTGCCAAATCTGAAATGAACGTTGGTTCACATCCTAGTGCAGGAACACGTCCCCATTTTTCTATACCAGACTTGAGAGCCAACTCTTTGTACTCAACATCAATTTCTTCCAGAGTTTCAATATGCTCACTGACAAAGCTGCGAACCAGAGTTCAAAATTTCGAGAACTTAAATGcataaattaaaacatcaatCAGCAATGAGCCAACAACTTGGAGTAAAAAAATCCAGTTAAATCAGTGTCTTAGCCTGATGATGGCAAAATTAAATTACCTAATTGGAACAGCCAAAAGACATTTCACCCCTCTCTTCCCAAGCTCAATGATTGTCTCATCAGTATAAGGTTTCAACCATTCGACAGGTCCAACTCTGCTCTGTTAGAATATCCAGATCATCAAGTGACTTGCTGTGAAAGTTTCATGCAAACAGAAGTAACGTAAAACATGGacaaaatataaggaaaaaaaaaaaactaagtgcTATGTATTTGCATACTTGCATCAAAA contains:
- the LOC118050791 gene encoding serine/threonine-protein kinase SRK2A; the encoded protein is MEKYELVKDLGAGNFGVARLLRHKETKELVAMKYIDRGHKIDENVAREIINHRSLRHPNIIRFKEVVLTPTHLVIVMEYAAGGELFERICNAGRFSEDEARYFFQQLISGVNFCHNMQICHRDLKLENTLLDGSPAPRLKICDFGYSKSSLLHSRPKSTVGTPAYIAPEVLSRREYDGKMADVWSCGVTLYVMLVGAYPFEDQDDPKNFRKTIQKIMAVQYKIPDYVHVSQACRHLLSRIFVANPSRRISLSEIKSHSWFLKNLPKELSESSQAIYYQRDNPSFSVQSVEEIMKIVAEARQPPPPSKPVKSFGWEVEEDEDDEDIDAEVEEDDGEDEYDKRVKEVHASGEFHIS